The following proteins come from a genomic window of Flavobacterium crocinum:
- a CDS encoding type II toxin-antitoxin system VapC family toxin, giving the protein MGYLLDTSICVFFLRGKLNLDKMVKQVGLENCYISEITVAELRFGAENSDDPIKSNKAVDVFLRGLTILPIFGSIKRYAIEKVRLRKIGKPINDEFDLLIGVTAVENQLILVTDNTKDFKLLDGIKMENWFERN; this is encoded by the coding sequence ATGGGATATTTATTAGATACAAGTATTTGTGTATTCTTTTTAAGAGGAAAACTTAATCTTGATAAAATGGTGAAACAAGTAGGTTTAGAAAATTGTTATATTTCTGAGATAACAGTTGCTGAACTTCGCTTTGGTGCTGAAAACAGTGATGATCCAATAAAGTCTAATAAAGCAGTTGACGTTTTTCTGAGAGGATTAACAATACTTCCAATTTTTGGGTCAATTAAGAGATATGCAATTGAGAAAGTCAGACTTAGAAAAATTGGAAAACCTATAAATGATGAATTTGATCTTTTGATTGGAGTAACTGCAGTTGAGAATCAATTAATTTTGGTTACAGATAATACTAAGGATTTTAAACTTTTAGACGGAATTAAAATGGAAAATTGGTTTGAAAGAAATTAA
- a CDS encoding YihY/virulence factor BrkB family protein, with the protein MSQEIEARIEKLPVIRNLARLLKTIKLPWLEGFSLYDLLEMYTLGILEGAFSYHASAVSFSFFMALFPFALFILNLIPFIPIDNFQEDFLQFVQQSVPPNTYDAISKIISDILNNSHSGLLSSGFLLSIFLMANGINGILSGFESSKHVFDKRGFFRQYLVALAISLVMTVILFVTVATIVVFEVFIQKTIIQDVLSDRIPLIILGRYLFVVLMILITSSILLRYGTKQYNKVSFISIGSVFTTILIVISSFFFGIWVIKFSKYNELYGSIGTLLILMFYIWINCMILLLGFELNASIRKLKQKKEK; encoded by the coding sequence ATGTCGCAAGAGATAGAAGCTCGGATTGAGAAATTGCCTGTAATACGGAATTTGGCCCGACTTTTAAAAACAATAAAGTTACCTTGGTTAGAAGGTTTTTCGCTATATGATCTGCTTGAAATGTACACTTTGGGAATTCTTGAAGGAGCATTTTCGTATCATGCCAGTGCGGTTTCTTTTAGCTTTTTTATGGCTTTATTTCCTTTTGCACTGTTTATTCTGAACTTAATTCCGTTTATTCCAATCGATAATTTTCAGGAAGATTTTTTGCAGTTTGTCCAGCAGAGTGTGCCTCCAAATACGTACGATGCTATTAGCAAAATCATCAGCGATATTTTGAATAATAGTCACTCTGGATTATTATCATCGGGTTTTTTGCTTTCTATTTTTTTGATGGCAAATGGTATTAACGGAATTCTAAGTGGTTTCGAATCTTCTAAACACGTTTTTGATAAAAGAGGTTTTTTTAGGCAATATTTGGTAGCTTTAGCTATTTCACTTGTTATGACAGTTATACTATTTGTAACTGTAGCAACAATAGTAGTATTTGAGGTTTTTATTCAAAAAACAATTATTCAGGATGTTTTGAGTGATCGTATACCGCTGATTATTTTAGGACGATATTTGTTTGTTGTTTTAATGATTTTGATAACATCTTCGATATTATTGCGTTATGGTACAAAACAGTACAATAAAGTATCTTTTATAAGCATCGGTTCTGTTTTTACGACTATCTTAATTGTTATATCTTCGTTCTTTTTTGGAATTTGGGTTATAAAATTCTCAAAATATAACGAACTTTATGGTTCAATTGGAACATTATTAATTCTAATGTTTTATATTTGGATAAACTGTATGATTCTGCTTTTAGGGTTCGAATTGAATGCTTCTATCAGAAAATTAAAACAAAAAAAAGAAAAATAA
- the bla-B1-FLAV gene encoding subclass B1 metallo-beta-lactamase: MRKLASIILLLAIVSNTFGQSKNSPLQISHLPGDFYVYRTFNDYKGNKISANALYLVTDKGVVVFDAPWDKTQFQPLLDSIKAKHNKDVVMLFATHSHEDRAGGFDFYKKKGIKTYSIKLTDDILKKNKEPRAKFIIPTDTTFTVGQHKFEVYYPGKGHAADNVVVWFGKEKVLYGGCFVKSADAQDLGYLGDSDVKEWKVSIGKVKAKFKNPKFIIPGHEDWKNIESLNHTLKLVDEYLAQKSFEKK, encoded by the coding sequence ATGCGAAAATTAGCTTCGATAATTTTACTTTTAGCAATCGTTTCAAATACTTTTGGGCAATCTAAGAATTCGCCATTACAAATAAGTCATCTTCCGGGTGACTTTTATGTTTATAGGACTTTTAATGATTATAAAGGAAACAAGATTTCTGCCAATGCTTTATATTTGGTAACAGATAAAGGCGTTGTGGTTTTTGACGCGCCTTGGGATAAAACACAGTTTCAGCCGTTATTGGATTCTATCAAAGCAAAACATAATAAAGATGTTGTTATGCTTTTTGCAACGCATTCTCATGAAGATCGTGCAGGAGGATTTGATTTCTACAAGAAAAAAGGAATCAAAACGTATTCAATAAAACTGACCGACGATATTCTGAAAAAAAACAAAGAGCCAAGAGCAAAATTTATAATTCCCACTGATACAACATTTACAGTTGGTCAGCATAAATTTGAAGTTTATTATCCTGGAAAAGGTCATGCTGCGGATAATGTTGTAGTTTGGTTTGGTAAAGAAAAAGTACTTTATGGAGGCTGTTTTGTTAAAAGTGCCGATGCGCAGGATTTAGGTTATTTAGGTGATTCTGATGTAAAAGAATGGAAAGTATCTATAGGGAAAGTCAAAGCGAAATTTAAGAATCCAAAGTTCATTATTCCGGGCCATGAAGACTGGAAAAACATTGAATCTCTGAATCATACTTTAAAATTGGTTGATGAATATTTAGCTCAAAAATCTTTCGAGAAAAAGTAA
- the nadC gene encoding carboxylating nicotinate-nucleotide diphosphorylase, which produces MISKVQFQSELQLLISNAIREDVGTGDYSSLACIPDTAHGQAKLLVKDQGIIAGVELAKMIFEYVDPKLKVKTYIEDGTHVEYGEVVFEVSGSSQSILKAERVVLNTMQRMSAIATKTNQYAQLLEGTGAKILDTRKTTPNFRVAEKWAVKIGGGENHRFALYDMVMLKDNHIDFAGGITRAIAKTKEYLKANNLDLKIIVEARNLDEIREILQSEGVHRILIDNFNYEDTKEAVKLIGSKCQTESSGNINEKTIREYALCGVNYISSGALTHSVYNMDLSLKAF; this is translated from the coding sequence ATGATAAGTAAAGTTCAGTTTCAATCAGAATTACAGCTTTTGATAAGCAATGCCATTAGAGAAGATGTTGGTACCGGAGATTATAGTTCACTGGCCTGTATTCCTGATACGGCTCATGGTCAGGCAAAATTATTAGTAAAAGATCAGGGAATTATTGCCGGTGTTGAACTTGCTAAAATGATATTTGAATACGTAGATCCTAAGCTAAAAGTGAAAACGTATATCGAAGACGGAACTCATGTAGAATACGGAGAAGTAGTTTTTGAAGTTTCAGGAAGTTCGCAATCTATTCTAAAAGCCGAAAGAGTAGTTTTAAATACGATGCAGAGAATGTCAGCAATTGCTACTAAAACGAATCAATATGCACAGCTTTTAGAAGGAACCGGAGCTAAAATTCTGGATACTCGAAAAACAACACCGAATTTTAGAGTAGCAGAAAAATGGGCAGTAAAAATTGGTGGAGGAGAAAATCACCGTTTTGCCTTGTATGATATGGTAATGTTAAAAGACAATCATATTGATTTTGCTGGTGGCATTACTCGTGCTATTGCTAAAACAAAAGAATACTTAAAGGCAAATAATCTCGATTTAAAGATTATTGTAGAAGCTCGTAATTTGGATGAAATTAGAGAGATTTTACAAAGTGAAGGCGTGCACAGAATTTTAATTGACAACTTTAATTACGAAGACACCAAAGAAGCCGTAAAACTGATTGGATCCAAATGTCAGACAGAATCTTCAGGGAATATCAACGAAAAAACTATTCGTGAATATGCTTTGTGTGGCGTAAATTATATTTCGTCAGGAGCTTTAACGCATTCCGTTTACAATATGGATTTGAGTTTGAAAGCTTTTTAG
- a CDS encoding DUF2147 domain-containing protein translates to MKNLMLTIGVFFFALTMQSQSVIGKWKTIDDETGEAKSVVEIYEKSGKIYGKIVDILRESHKKDVCVKCDGAEKNKPILGMVIMNGLKKDGSEYNGGTILDPTTGKKYKCYISLESADKLKLRGYVGISLMGRTQYWTRVKN, encoded by the coding sequence ATGAAAAATTTGATGCTAACTATCGGAGTGTTCTTCTTTGCGCTGACCATGCAAAGCCAAAGTGTAATTGGAAAATGGAAAACAATTGATGACGAAACCGGCGAAGCAAAATCTGTTGTAGAGATTTACGAGAAATCAGGAAAAATATACGGGAAGATTGTGGATATACTTCGCGAAAGCCATAAAAAAGATGTTTGTGTAAAATGTGATGGTGCTGAAAAGAATAAGCCAATTTTAGGAATGGTTATTATGAACGGTCTTAAAAAAGACGGTTCTGAATACAACGGAGGAACAATTTTGGATCCAACAACGGGTAAAAAATACAAATGTTATATTTCGTTAGAATCTGCTGATAAATTGAAACTTCGCGGTTATGTGGGAATTTCTTTGATGGGAAGAACGCAATACTGGACACGAGTAAAAAATTAA